GTCGAGGGCGGAAGGCCCGCGCGGCGCCCGATCTCGGACGCCGTCTGCAGTGTGCGATCGGCGTCGAAGGTCTCGAGCACCCGCACCAGGCGGTCCAGACCCGAGTCGCCGGAGGGCGAGTTGGCCATGGTGACACCATCTCACGGGCGCACACCCTCCACGGCGGACATCCTCACACCAGGTGGTCGTCGGCGGTGAGCTGCCGGATGCCGTCGTCGTGGAGGACGAACTGCGCCCGGAGGCCCACGCCTTCCGCGCCGCACTCGACCGCCATCGCCCCCGCCCACGCGCGTTCATCGTCAGTGAACTCGCGCGGCCCGCGTCGCTCCCACACGATCACCGCCTGGGCCGCGTCGATCGCCGCGATCAGACCACCGATCCAGACCGCCAGGATCTCGGCGCACGGCAGGAGGCCGAGGTCGTCGATCTCGTCGAGCCGGAACGGGTCGAGCGGGTAGTCGTCGCAGGGCATGATCGGACCCGTCAGACGCCCATCGGCATCCAGGAACAGCAGCCACATCTGCCGGGGGTTCAGCGCCCGGTCGAGCAGCAGTTCGAGCACCTCCTCCAGATCGCTGTCGTGGCGGAGCACGCGGTCGTGGTCGAGGCGGGGATCCATCGTCGTCATGCCCCCACGCTGGCCGAGCGCGCGGTGCCCTCGAGGCCCGCCGGCGCATCTGGGGACAGCTCGCCTCGCCGGGGCGCCTGTGCAGGAGTGGTTGCGGGGACCGTAGTGTCGGATGGGTGCGCGAAGATGCCGAACAGCGGGACGACCGAGCCCCCTCGGGGGAGGGTCTGCTCGATCGCGCGCTGCGCGTTCTCGGTGCGTTCACGGAGGATGAGCCGGCGCTCACGGCCGCAGAGCTCGGCGCCCGCGCGACCCTGTCGTCCTCGACCCTGCACCGGCTGCTCGCCCGCCTCGTCGATCAGGGCCTCCTCGTGCGGCTTCCCGACCGTCGCTACGCGATCGGGCCCCGGCTGTGGGAGCTCGGCGAACTCTCGCCCCTCGCCCTGAGGCTCCGTGAGACCGCGCTTCCGCACATGCTGCGCCTCTACGAGGCCACCGGCGAGAACGTGCACCTCGCCGTGCTCGACGGCCCCAGCCCCGAGGGCTCGGCGGCGCTCTTCGTCGGCCGGGTCACCGGGCGCCATTCGATCCCGACCCTCAGCCGCATGGGCGGCCGAGGGCCCCTGCACACCACCGGTGTCGGCAAGGCGCTGCTGATGACGAGGGATGACGCATGGCTGGCGCGCTACTTCACCGCTCCACTCGAGCGCGAGACCGTCCACTCGCTCACGGATGAGACCGCCCTGCGCGCCGACCTCTCCCGCGCTCGCGCGCGGGGTTTCGCCACGACGCGCGAGGAGATGACGCTCGGAAATGTGTCGGTCGCGGCTCCCCTGCCCCGTCTCGACGGGCTGCCGCCCGCGGCGATCGGACTCGTGGTGCACCTCGAGCGCGCTGATGAGCGGCGCCTGGGTCCGCTGGTGATCCAGACGGCGCGCGAACTGGCCGACGACCTGCGCTGAGTCCTCCCACTCACCGGGAGTCCCGACCGCTCCCGTGGCCGCTCGGTGTCACCCTGGACGCACCCGGACCCGTCGAAGGAGACCGCCGATGACACTCGCGGACCAGGCGCCCACGCCACCCGCCGCCCCCGAGTCGCTGCTCGCGACGCCGGTGCAGGTGAGCCAGGCCGAGATCACCCAGGAGATCCGCGATCTCCACGCCGAATACGACCGGCGCGAGGCCGCCGGCGAGGTGCTTCCCGCCACGATGTGGGACTTCCCGCCCTACCGCTCGAGCATCCTGCGTCATCCGACGAAGAACCCCAAGCTCGT
The Microbacterium sp. SLBN-154 DNA segment above includes these coding regions:
- a CDS encoding IclR family transcriptional regulator; the encoded protein is MREDAEQRDDRAPSGEGLLDRALRVLGAFTEDEPALTAAELGARATLSSSTLHRLLARLVDQGLLVRLPDRRYAIGPRLWELGELSPLALRLRETALPHMLRLYEATGENVHLAVLDGPSPEGSAALFVGRVTGRHSIPTLSRMGGRGPLHTTGVGKALLMTRDDAWLARYFTAPLERETVHSLTDETALRADLSRARARGFATTREEMTLGNVSVAAPLPRLDGLPPAAIGLVVHLERADERRLGPLVIQTARELADDLR